A single region of the Granulicella aggregans genome encodes:
- a CDS encoding DUF3224 domain-containing protein gives MAIHHAKGTFTVKIVPLTPAPAEGLARFSIDKEIHGDLEATTKGEMFSGGDPKAGTAGYVAIEVVTGTLDGKKGSFALQQMATMSSSGMKMEVVVVPGSGTGELKGISGTFVITIAEGKHSYDLEYELS, from the coding sequence ATGGCAATACATCACGCAAAGGGAACGTTTACGGTGAAGATCGTGCCGCTGACTCCGGCACCGGCGGAGGGGCTGGCGCGGTTCTCGATCGACAAGGAGATCCATGGGGATCTCGAGGCCACGACCAAGGGCGAGATGTTTTCGGGGGGCGATCCGAAGGCGGGCACGGCGGGGTATGTGGCGATTGAGGTTGTGACCGGGACGCTCGACGGCAAAAAGGGGAGCTTTGCCTTGCAGCAGATGGCGACGATGAGCTCGAGCGGAATGAAGATGGAAGTAGTGGTGGTTCCGGGGTCGGGGACGGGGGAGTTGAAGGGGATCTCCGGCACGTTCGTGATCACGATCGCGGAGGGAAAGCACTCTTACGATCTGGAGTATGAGCTGTCCTGA
- a CDS encoding DUF2252 domain-containing protein: protein MTTNSKPTKSKSSKSIAAVSEAPTATPDSTPIPALPGHTTFRTARERMALGQARRKQMKRLAHALWSAKDRKRDPLDLLRKSTQGRVPKLVALKNERMACSPFGYFRGAVPVMAYDLSLIPNTGLLTQLCGDAHVRNLGAYAGPDGRLVFDINDFDETLVAPFEWDVKRMATSLILAGREAAVGNPHCREAAAAFLARYRRMMHLFATMPVLEVARYQVHRLGEVGPVSAILLAAKRSTPLTSLASLTQRIPAHPQQRIFNHNPPVLERITGKEADQIVASLVPYAETLLPERRRFLAQYRVVDVAFKVVGTGSVGLRDYCVYLEGNGRKDPLFIQIKEEAVSAYAPYVTRNALKTYHQGRRVVEGERSMQLQSDPFLGWTKIEGRDYLVRQLNDHKGSLDMATLKPSGLMEYASVCGELLARGHARGGDCALLAGYIGNSERFDEAILQFASTYADQTERDHAQLVKSLKAKA, encoded by the coding sequence ATGACCACGAACTCTAAGCCCACGAAGTCTAAGTCCTCCAAGTCGATCGCCGCCGTTTCCGAAGCCCCCACCGCCACGCCGGACTCGACACCGATCCCTGCGCTCCCCGGCCACACCACCTTTCGCACTGCCCGCGAGCGCATGGCCCTTGGCCAGGCCCGGCGCAAGCAGATGAAGCGCCTCGCCCACGCTCTCTGGTCCGCCAAAGACCGGAAGCGCGATCCCCTCGACCTGTTGAGAAAATCCACGCAGGGCCGCGTCCCGAAGCTGGTCGCCCTCAAGAACGAGCGCATGGCCTGCTCGCCCTTCGGCTACTTCCGCGGAGCTGTCCCGGTCATGGCCTACGACCTCTCGCTGATCCCCAACACCGGCCTTCTCACCCAGCTCTGCGGCGACGCCCACGTCCGCAACCTCGGCGCCTACGCCGGTCCCGACGGCCGCCTTGTCTTCGACATCAACGACTTCGACGAAACCCTTGTCGCCCCCTTTGAGTGGGACGTCAAGCGCATGGCCACCTCGCTGATCCTCGCCGGCCGCGAAGCCGCCGTCGGCAACCCGCACTGCCGCGAGGCCGCTGCAGCCTTCCTCGCCCGCTACCGGCGCATGATGCACCTCTTCGCCACGATGCCTGTGCTCGAGGTCGCACGCTACCAGGTGCATCGGTTAGGCGAAGTTGGCCCCGTCTCCGCCATCCTGCTCGCCGCAAAGCGCAGCACGCCGCTCACCAGCCTCGCCAGCCTTACTCAGCGCATTCCGGCTCATCCCCAGCAGCGCATCTTCAACCACAACCCGCCCGTGCTTGAGCGCATCACCGGCAAGGAAGCCGATCAGATCGTCGCCTCTCTCGTTCCTTACGCCGAGACCCTCCTGCCCGAACGCCGCCGCTTCCTCGCCCAGTACCGCGTCGTCGACGTCGCCTTCAAGGTCGTCGGCACCGGCTCTGTCGGTCTGCGCGATTACTGCGTCTACCTCGAAGGCAACGGCCGCAAAGATCCCCTGTTCATCCAAATCAAAGAGGAAGCCGTCTCTGCCTACGCCCCTTACGTCACCCGCAACGCGCTGAAGACCTACCATCAGGGACGTCGCGTTGTGGAAGGCGAACGCTCCATGCAGCTTCAGTCAGACCCCTTCCTCGGCTGGACAAAGATCGAGGGCCGCGACTACCTCGTCCGCCAGCTCAACGACCACAAGGGCTCGCTCGACATGGCCACCCTGAAGCCCTCCGGCCTGATGGAGTACGCGTCGGTATGCGGAGAACTATTGGCAAGAGGCCATGCCCGAGGCGGCGACTGCGCGCTCCTCGCCGGCTATATTGGCAACTCTGAACGCTTCGACGAAGCCATCCTCCAGTTCGCCTCCACCTACGCCGACCAGACCGAAAGAGACCACGCCCAGCTCGTGAAGTCCCTCAAGGCCAAAGCATGA
- a CDS encoding esterase/lipase family protein, whose translation MNRHHRTNLPALLLLFVLATAALAQSTPPPAPGQPRPRVIVFVHGIHGDRNSFRAPNGAYWPDLIRSDPRFAYSDVEVAEYPSPASNGKMSSVQLADLLWSNLQKDHVWEHREVVFLAHSLGGILVEEMLLRHPADAAKVRFIVSYGTPHEGSTVARIASLYDKDPLLNDLSDASSNNFLTQLEHNWRSHDTVNGIHRFCAYENQDTVDDEGFIRFFKPHTRVVSYFSATYGCDVTTPPQEIPADHISMVRPINRATAAYDFFRRVYRDNPVLEEQVVTRDIVVGGLTATCTQPSQSPDLQVPVAIDPTFHERVVSATATLIDTVDVHDISPSPPVVTHIDPNGVAHINYSFKGPSKKLLVCLGTARASLKVTFSIDRQVPLREPQS comes from the coding sequence ATGAACCGACATCACCGCACAAACCTCCCTGCTTTGCTTCTGCTCTTCGTTCTCGCGACTGCCGCGCTCGCCCAATCCACTCCGCCACCCGCACCGGGCCAGCCCCGCCCCCGAGTCATCGTCTTCGTCCACGGCATCCACGGCGACCGCAACAGCTTCCGCGCCCCCAACGGCGCCTACTGGCCCGACCTCATCCGCTCCGACCCCCGCTTCGCCTACTCCGACGTCGAGGTCGCCGAGTATCCCTCACCCGCCTCGAACGGCAAGATGTCCAGCGTCCAGCTCGCTGACCTCCTCTGGAGCAACCTCCAGAAAGACCACGTCTGGGAACACCGCGAGGTCGTCTTCCTCGCCCATAGTTTGGGCGGCATCCTCGTTGAAGAGATGCTTCTCCGTCACCCCGCCGACGCCGCAAAGGTTCGCTTCATCGTCTCCTACGGCACCCCGCACGAGGGGTCCACCGTCGCGCGAATCGCCTCGCTCTACGACAAAGATCCCTTGCTCAACGACCTCAGCGACGCCAGCAGCAACAACTTCCTCACCCAGCTCGAACACAACTGGCGCAGCCACGACACCGTCAACGGGATCCATCGCTTCTGCGCCTACGAGAACCAGGACACCGTGGACGACGAGGGCTTCATCCGCTTCTTCAAGCCCCACACTCGCGTCGTAAGCTACTTCAGCGCTACCTACGGCTGCGACGTCACCACCCCGCCGCAGGAGATCCCCGCCGACCACATCAGCATGGTCCGCCCCATCAACCGCGCCACCGCCGCCTACGACTTCTTCCGCCGCGTCTACCGCGACAACCCCGTCCTCGAAGAGCAGGTCGTCACCCGCGACATCGTCGTTGGCGGCCTGACTGCAACCTGCACCCAGCCCAGCCAAAGCCCCGACCTCCAGGTCCCCGTCGCCATCGACCCCACCTTCCACGAGCGCGTCGTCTCCGCAACCGCAACGCTTATCGACACGGTCGACGTCCACGACATCAGCCCCAGCCCACCCGTCGTCACCCACATCGACCCCAACGGCGTCGCCCACATCAACTACAGCTTCAAAGGCCCCAGCAAGAAGCTCCTGGTTTGCCTCGGGACTGCGCGTGCCTCGCTGAAGGTCACATTCTCCATCGACCGCCAGGTCCCCCTCCGCGAGCCCCAGAGCTGA
- a CDS encoding TetR/AcrR family transcriptional regulator produces the protein MARAKSPEKRQAILQAAAREIAASGLGASTAKIAKSADLAEGTLFTYFPTKDELLNELYLELKGEAYRRINAEFPYKAALRERARHIWTEYLSWAIDRPEERRASVQLNVSDVVTAATRERIGSQRGALEQTMNEVETRGVFKELPAGFASSAMAAMQEAVMDTVARKPRQRALLVEKGFEAFWRMAK, from the coding sequence ATGGCGAGGGCGAAGAGTCCGGAGAAGCGGCAGGCGATTCTGCAGGCGGCGGCGCGCGAGATTGCGGCTTCAGGGCTGGGGGCTTCGACGGCGAAGATCGCCAAGAGCGCGGATCTGGCTGAAGGCACTTTGTTCACCTACTTCCCAACGAAGGATGAACTGCTGAATGAGCTGTACCTGGAGCTGAAGGGCGAGGCATACCGGCGGATCAATGCGGAGTTTCCGTACAAGGCCGCATTGCGGGAACGTGCGCGGCATATTTGGACGGAGTATCTATCCTGGGCGATCGATAGGCCGGAAGAGCGCAGGGCGTCGGTGCAATTGAACGTCTCGGACGTGGTTACGGCGGCCACGCGGGAACGAATTGGATCGCAACGCGGAGCTTTGGAGCAGACGATGAACGAGGTGGAGACGCGAGGAGTGTTCAAGGAGCTTCCGGCAGGGTTTGCGTCTTCGGCGATGGCGGCGATGCAGGAGGCGGTGATGGATACGGTCGCACGGAAGCCGCGGCAGAGGGCGCTGCTGGTAGAGAAAGGATTTGAAGCGTTCTGGCGGATGGCCAAATAA
- a CDS encoding PQQ-dependent sugar dehydrogenase encodes MLKHLICCISATALAGTALAQTPPAKPPDPTRPGFTSFSSPKPDLIPGKPIDHRDPELKGDHPAFPGQTRAPYAPTTAPKVTLITDQLHSPWGLGFLPDGKMIVTEKEGKIRIVSQDGTLSAPITGVPEVLMRAQLGLLDIELDPKFASNHTIYFTFNEPEPNDTSAVVAARAKLDEDKLALTDVNVIFRAKPALPRDHAVNAGSRIAIDRQGNLFVSIGDRSQSPPWDYAQKLDNDLGKMIHITPEGKPAPNNPYLHTPGVLPEIWSRGHRTPQGLTINPATGELWEVEHGPRGGDEINKPEAGKNYGWPVITHGIDYPGDLIGAGITEQAGMEQPLYYWDPVIAPSGLLFYTGDKFPQWKNNLFVGGLRSEMLDRIVLDGTTVVSEEPLLLDQNSRIRDVRQGPEGFLYVLGDNGKLFRLTPQ; translated from the coding sequence ATGCTCAAGCACCTCATCTGCTGCATCTCCGCCACAGCTCTAGCCGGAACCGCTCTCGCCCAGACACCCCCCGCGAAGCCGCCAGACCCCACCCGCCCCGGCTTCACCAGCTTCTCCTCGCCCAAGCCCGATCTCATCCCCGGCAAGCCCATCGACCATCGCGACCCGGAACTCAAGGGTGACCACCCCGCCTTCCCCGGCCAGACTCGCGCGCCCTACGCGCCGACCACCGCGCCGAAGGTCACCCTCATCACCGACCAGCTGCACAGCCCCTGGGGCCTCGGCTTCCTTCCCGACGGCAAGATGATCGTCACCGAAAAGGAAGGCAAGATCCGCATCGTCTCGCAGGACGGCACCCTCTCCGCCCCGATCACCGGCGTCCCTGAAGTCCTGATGCGCGCTCAACTCGGCCTGCTCGACATCGAACTCGATCCCAAGTTCGCATCGAACCACACGATCTACTTCACCTTCAACGAGCCCGAACCCAACGACACCAGCGCCGTCGTCGCGGCCCGCGCCAAACTCGACGAAGACAAACTCGCTTTGACCGACGTCAACGTCATCTTCCGCGCCAAGCCCGCTCTGCCGCGCGATCACGCCGTCAACGCCGGCAGCCGAATCGCCATCGATCGCCAGGGCAATCTCTTTGTTAGCATCGGCGACCGCTCACAATCGCCGCCGTGGGATTACGCCCAGAAGCTCGACAACGACCTCGGCAAGATGATCCACATCACACCCGAGGGCAAGCCCGCGCCGAACAACCCGTATCTCCACACTCCGGGTGTGCTGCCGGAGATCTGGTCGCGAGGCCACCGCACCCCGCAGGGCCTGACCATCAATCCCGCCACCGGCGAGCTATGGGAGGTCGAGCACGGTCCTCGCGGCGGCGACGAGATCAACAAGCCCGAGGCCGGCAAGAACTACGGCTGGCCCGTCATCACCCACGGTATCGACTATCCCGGCGACCTCATCGGCGCTGGCATCACCGAGCAGGCGGGCATGGAACAGCCTCTTTACTACTGGGACCCCGTCATCGCCCCGTCAGGCCTGCTCTTCTACACCGGCGACAAGTTTCCGCAGTGGAAGAACAACCTCTTCGTCGGCGGCCTGCGTTCAGAGATGCTTGATCGCATCGTCCTCGACGGGACTACAGTCGTCTCCGAGGAGCCGCTGCTGCTCGACCAGAACAGCCGCATCCGCGACGTAAGACAAGGCCCCGAAGGCTTCCTCTACGTTCTCGGCGACAACGGAAAGCTATTCCGCCTGACCCCGCAGTAA
- a CDS encoding TadE/TadG family type IV pilus assembly protein has translation MKKLSQSEDGSILIEFALLLPPLVLMLAYMVDYALWIQKAMQLQDAAMAAAAYGAMPGKAANTSQMTSLANYIATGSTSGAAWFTVTPTNFWTCSPGGAQVTATTSCPTGAPYHYVKVTTSATQGALLGFRGISSSLALGGSATYRVEVTP, from the coding sequence ATGAAGAAGCTGTCCCAATCCGAAGACGGATCGATCCTGATCGAGTTCGCTCTGCTCCTGCCGCCGCTGGTTCTCATGCTGGCGTACATGGTGGATTACGCCTTATGGATACAGAAGGCGATGCAACTGCAAGACGCTGCCATGGCCGCGGCGGCGTATGGCGCGATGCCGGGCAAGGCGGCAAACACGTCCCAGATGACGAGTCTGGCGAACTATATCGCCACCGGTTCGACGAGCGGGGCGGCGTGGTTTACTGTCACCCCGACGAACTTCTGGACGTGTTCCCCAGGCGGTGCCCAGGTGACGGCGACGACCTCCTGCCCCACCGGCGCTCCTTACCACTACGTGAAGGTGACGACGAGCGCGACCCAGGGGGCTTTGCTGGGCTTTCGTGGAATCTCATCAAGCCTTGCTCTGGGCGGATCAGCAACCTACCGGGTGGAAGTGACGCCATGA
- a CDS encoding glycosyltransferase family 4 protein, whose amino-acid sequence MKVVQAVFGVFHHFELAHQLRRRGHLQRLYSTWPWARLKREGLPHSLVHTFPLLHTSEYLLGRTGHAPPGLLSKLAAWNALAFDRYTRSQIPRDPDGYPDAFIAISGAGLLTGADVQQHGGVFICDRGSTHQRFQNQVVHAEYKRWGLPLPLSKPHILAREEAIYAQADAITVPSTVAKRSFIQMGVASEKVHVIPYGVRLDKFIAVAEPPSQDAFNLLFAGGVSLRKGVPYLLQAFAALRHPRKHLAVVGHISDEIRALLPRLPTEDVTFTGSLPQSELARLMARSHALALPSIEEGLALVQGQAMACGCPVIATAATGAEDLFTNGIEGFILPQSDDPTQALTARLQQLADDPALQLAMRSAALVRVHQLGGWDHYGGLWESLLQSLTRA is encoded by the coding sequence ATGAAGGTAGTGCAGGCCGTCTTCGGCGTCTTCCATCACTTCGAGCTGGCCCACCAGCTCCGCCGCCGAGGCCATCTCCAGCGTCTTTACTCCACCTGGCCCTGGGCCCGCCTCAAACGCGAAGGCCTGCCGCACTCTCTCGTCCACACATTTCCGTTGCTCCATACGTCCGAGTACCTCCTCGGCCGCACCGGCCACGCCCCGCCAGGGCTGCTCTCGAAGCTCGCTGCCTGGAATGCCCTGGCCTTCGACCGTTACACCCGGTCCCAGATCCCTCGCGACCCTGACGGATATCCCGACGCGTTCATCGCCATCTCTGGCGCCGGACTCCTCACCGGAGCCGATGTCCAGCAGCACGGCGGTGTCTTCATCTGCGATCGCGGTTCAACCCACCAGCGCTTCCAGAACCAGGTCGTCCACGCTGAATACAAACGCTGGGGCCTTCCACTGCCTCTCTCGAAACCCCACATTTTGGCCCGCGAAGAGGCCATCTACGCCCAGGCCGACGCCATCACCGTCCCCTCCACCGTCGCCAAACGCTCCTTCATCCAGATGGGCGTTGCCAGTGAAAAAGTCCACGTCATCCCCTACGGCGTCCGCCTCGACAAGTTCATTGCGGTCGCCGAGCCTCCGTCACAAGATGCCTTCAATCTCCTATTCGCCGGCGGAGTCTCGCTCCGCAAAGGTGTCCCGTACTTGTTGCAGGCCTTCGCCGCCCTTCGTCACCCGCGCAAGCACCTCGCCGTCGTCGGCCATATCTCGGACGAGATCCGCGCCCTGCTCCCCCGCCTGCCCACCGAAGACGTCACCTTCACCGGCTCGCTCCCACAATCCGAATTAGCTCGTCTCATGGCTCGGAGCCACGCCCTCGCCCTGCCGTCGATCGAAGAAGGTCTTGCCCTGGTCCAGGGTCAGGCGATGGCCTGCGGTTGCCCGGTCATCGCCACCGCCGCTACCGGCGCCGAAGACTTGTTCACCAACGGCATCGAAGGCTTCATCCTCCCACAATCGGACGACCCCACCCAGGCCCTCACCGCCCGCCTGCAGCAGCTGGCCGACGACCCCGCCCTCCAACTGGCAATGCGCTCCGCTGCTTTGGTTCGAGTCCACCAGCTAGGCGGCTGGGACCACTACGGCGGCCTCTGGGAATCTCTTCTCCAATCCCTTACCCGAGCCTGA
- a CDS encoding pilus assembly protein TadG-related protein: MIPLYAVVLPVLVLFCGLSIDIGMLELKKLQMQSATDAAALGAELEAERGTNNWVNIGIAEAGVNGFTNGSNNTTVSIVEQATSGAYNGRYDAIQATITQSVNTIFMGAFNGGKFTLTTQSSALMTPCVYTLGNGTLQNQSLEVYTGSLLGDSCPIYATTLDDESSGNIAVESVDISGSSSTSMVGGFVYPSPVYNVPTLTDPLASTASPTAFNGTCNHTSYSITSGSATLNPGNYCKGLNISNATVTLNPGLYTITGGASWSGATVSGTGVTLFFTTGGGGGYGQLLVLSGSTVTLSAANDSSTGTIPATPAILVFADRNWTTTAAQDFQVRNSSFTGDGIWYIPKAGLNVWSDTAFTGTNYLGIVADNLFTGGTQIKLLNNYSYITTGNPFRKLGTLVQ; this comes from the coding sequence ATGATCCCGCTCTACGCGGTCGTTCTGCCTGTCCTTGTCCTCTTTTGCGGACTCTCCATCGACATTGGCATGCTTGAACTGAAAAAGCTGCAGATGCAGTCCGCAACGGACGCCGCTGCGCTTGGCGCAGAGCTTGAAGCCGAACGCGGCACGAACAACTGGGTCAACATCGGTATCGCCGAAGCGGGCGTCAACGGCTTCACCAACGGATCGAATAACACCACGGTAAGCATCGTGGAGCAAGCCACCTCTGGCGCCTATAACGGTCGTTACGACGCCATCCAGGCCACCATCACTCAGAGTGTCAACACCATCTTTATGGGCGCGTTCAACGGGGGCAAGTTCACTCTGACCACACAAAGCTCCGCTCTCATGACGCCCTGCGTCTACACCCTTGGCAACGGCACGCTCCAGAACCAGAGCCTCGAGGTCTACACCGGCTCCCTGCTCGGCGACAGTTGTCCCATCTACGCGACCACACTGGACGACGAGTCCAGCGGCAATATCGCCGTCGAATCCGTTGACATCTCCGGCTCCTCCAGTACATCGATGGTGGGTGGCTTCGTCTACCCGTCCCCTGTCTACAACGTCCCCACGCTCACCGATCCCCTCGCATCCACCGCATCGCCCACCGCCTTCAACGGAACCTGCAATCACACCAGCTACAGCATCACCAGCGGCTCTGCCACACTCAACCCTGGTAACTACTGCAAGGGACTCAATATCTCGAACGCGACCGTGACTCTCAATCCAGGCCTCTACACCATCACCGGAGGGGCAAGCTGGTCGGGTGCCACGGTCAGCGGCACTGGAGTCACCCTGTTCTTCACCACGGGCGGCGGAGGGGGATACGGACAGTTACTCGTCCTAAGTGGCTCAACCGTCACCTTGTCCGCCGCAAACGATTCGTCCACCGGTACGATTCCTGCGACCCCCGCGATCCTCGTCTTCGCCGATCGCAACTGGACCACCACAGCCGCACAGGACTTCCAGGTCAGGAACTCCAGCTTCACGGGCGACGGCATCTGGTACATCCCGAAGGCAGGACTCAATGTCTGGTCTGATACCGCATTTACCGGAACGAACTACCTTGGCATCGTCGCCGACAACCTCTTTACCGGCGGCACCCAGATAAAGCTCCTTAACAACTACTCCTACATCACCACCGGAAACCCGTTCCGCAAGCTCGGCACGCTCGTTCAATAG
- a CDS encoding TadE family protein yields the protein MAGLKAETGQAALELALAMPLFLAIVFGVIQSSLLLETYCNATYACRNAARYASLHSTTSLAPSTSPQIQSMVQSGLFLNASITPTISVNYFNASNLSSSSTNLCLPPVNSSLNVVGNVVCVQASWNQKLNIPFLSNNSVSISTQTYKIISR from the coding sequence TTGGCTGGGCTGAAAGCGGAGACGGGCCAGGCGGCGCTTGAACTGGCACTCGCTATGCCGCTCTTCCTCGCCATTGTCTTCGGGGTGATCCAGTCTTCGCTGCTTCTAGAGACCTATTGCAACGCCACCTATGCCTGTCGCAATGCGGCGCGTTACGCCAGCCTGCATAGCACGACAAGCCTCGCTCCCAGCACATCGCCGCAGATCCAGTCGATGGTGCAGTCTGGCCTATTCCTGAATGCATCGATCACGCCTACGATCTCGGTCAACTACTTCAATGCAAGCAATCTCTCGTCCAGCTCGACAAATCTTTGCCTCCCCCCGGTGAACAGCAGCTTGAACGTGGTTGGCAACGTGGTGTGCGTACAGGCGAGCTGGAACCAGAAGCTGAACATTCCGTTTTTATCGAACAACAGCGTCTCCATTTCGACGCAGACCTACAAGATCATCTCGAGGTAG
- a CDS encoding immunity 42 family protein, whose amino-acid sequence MIVGNPQTLAIESEISIAYERLSHRALGFFALHVGGRSYGVKSWDATLLACSFDEVGRRIAARGTHEASAISNAHAEDVAMAFSRAIYSDHDRDELFLGMYDLQFKELVYSRRLVWAPDGDEAFDDSSNVLQFDVDDKVRLIAFSRRADSLFDPASLRDVWLAQDDFYDTLLRWRDGFHAEWESLSKADTDPYLQ is encoded by the coding sequence TTGATTGTCGGTAACCCCCAAACCTTGGCCATAGAGTCAGAGATAAGCATCGCCTATGAGCGGTTGAGCCATCGTGCGCTTGGGTTCTTCGCCCTACATGTCGGCGGGCGGAGCTATGGAGTTAAGTCATGGGACGCGACTTTGCTTGCATGCTCGTTTGACGAGGTGGGCCGAAGGATCGCTGCGCGCGGGACACATGAGGCTTCGGCCATCTCCAATGCACATGCAGAAGATGTAGCGATGGCGTTTAGCCGGGCAATTTATTCTGACCACGATCGGGACGAGTTATTTTTGGGGATGTACGACCTTCAGTTCAAAGAGCTGGTTTATTCCAGACGACTTGTTTGGGCTCCCGACGGTGACGAGGCGTTCGATGACTCAAGTAACGTGTTGCAGTTCGATGTTGACGATAAAGTACGCTTGATCGCGTTTAGTCGACGTGCGGATTCTCTCTTTGACCCAGCAAGCCTGCGCGACGTCTGGCTCGCTCAAGACGATTTTTATGACACACTACTGCGCTGGCGCGACGGCTTTCATGCAGAGTGGGAATCTCTTTCCAAAGCTGATACCGATCCTTATCTTCAGTAG
- a CDS encoding 3'-5' exoribonuclease YhaM family protein, with protein MKDFFIADAAKFDNEMVTSYFVLSTLQVREKKQGGQFLALMLSDKTGTMEARMWDEFADALASCAEGCYVKVQGQISKYQGKYQITLQKMRFAAESEIDAGDYQPSTRYDVDEMWAELRGYVSAFANEDLKRLVFAFLDDEEIGGAYRVAPAAKSLHHAWLGGLLEHVLTLVRVCRATVPFYPEVDADLLVTGAILHDIGKIKELAWKSSFSYTLEGQMIGHISIAQGMLREKLIGLEPFPAKLRVLVEHMILSHHGKYEFGSPKLPMTPEAILLSALDDLEAKMQNMRAEFAKELANGKSGSGMTEWVRSMDRPLLNSKAFLAEE; from the coding sequence ATGAAAGATTTTTTTATTGCGGATGCGGCGAAGTTCGATAACGAGATGGTGACGAGCTACTTTGTGCTGTCGACGTTGCAGGTGAGGGAGAAGAAGCAGGGTGGACAGTTCCTGGCGCTGATGCTTTCGGACAAGACCGGCACGATGGAAGCGCGGATGTGGGACGAGTTCGCCGACGCGCTGGCCAGCTGCGCCGAGGGCTGCTACGTGAAGGTGCAGGGGCAGATTTCGAAGTACCAGGGTAAGTATCAAATCACGCTGCAGAAGATGCGGTTTGCGGCGGAGTCGGAGATCGATGCGGGGGACTACCAGCCTTCGACGCGGTATGACGTGGACGAGATGTGGGCGGAGCTGCGTGGGTACGTCTCGGCGTTCGCGAATGAGGATTTGAAGCGGCTGGTGTTTGCCTTTTTGGATGATGAGGAGATTGGCGGAGCGTATCGGGTGGCTCCGGCGGCGAAGTCGCTGCACCATGCGTGGCTGGGCGGCCTGCTGGAGCATGTGCTCACTCTCGTTCGCGTCTGCCGCGCTACCGTCCCGTTTTATCCCGAGGTGGATGCGGACCTGCTGGTGACCGGGGCGATTCTGCATGACATCGGCAAGATCAAGGAGCTGGCCTGGAAGAGCAGTTTCTCGTACACGCTGGAAGGACAGATGATCGGGCACATCTCGATTGCGCAGGGGATGCTGCGCGAGAAACTGATCGGTCTCGAGCCGTTTCCGGCGAAGCTGCGGGTGTTGGTGGAGCACATGATTCTGAGCCACCACGGCAAGTATGAGTTCGGGTCGCCGAAGCTGCCGATGACTCCGGAGGCGATCCTGTTGAGCGCGCTCGATGATCTTGAGGCGAAGATGCAGAACATGCGGGCGGAGTTCGCAAAGGAGCTGGCGAATGGGAAGAGCGGCTCGGGGATGACGGAGTGGGTGAGGAGCATGGATCGTCCGCTGCTGAACTCGAAGGCGTTTCTGGCGGAGGAGTAG